GGCGTCCTTCGAGGTGCGCCACTGCACGCCCAGGTCGAGCAGGGTGGTGAAGAAGTCCTGCGAGAGGACGCCCACCCGGTCGGTGAACACGCCGTGCTGGGTGCCACCGGTGTTCGCTCCGAGCACGCGCAGGCCGCCGACGAGCACGGTCAGCTCCTTGGCGGTCAGGCCCAGCAGGTAGGCCTTGTCCACGAGGAGGTGCTCGGCGTGCACCTTGGTGCGGGGGTCGATCCAGCTGCGGAAGCCGTCGGCCCGGGGCTCGAGCCACGCGAAGTTCTCGACGTCGGTCTGCTCCTGGCTGGCGTCGGTGCGGCCGGGGGTGAAGCCCACCGACACCGGCGCGCCGGCGTCGGCCGCGGCCTTCTCCACGGCGGCGGTGCCGCCGAGCACGATGACGTCGGCCAGGGAGACCTTCGCCCCGGTGGCCTGCTCGAACTCGCCCTTGACGCGCTCGAGCACCGGCAGCACCTCGGCGACGCCGGCGTTGACGGCCCAGCTGATCTGGGGCTCCAGCCGGATGCGGGCGCCGTTCGCACCGCCGCGCTTGTCGGTGTCCCGGTAGGAGGCCGCGGCCGACCAGGCGGTGTGCACGAGCTGGGAGACGCTCAGCCCGGAGCCGAGCAGGCGGGCCTTGAGGTCGGCGACCTGCGCGTCGGTGACCAGCTCGTGGTCGACGGCGGGCACCGGGTCCTGCCAGAGCAGCTCCTCGGCGGGGACGTCCGGGCCCAGGTAGCGGGTGCGCGGGCCCATGTCGCGGTGGAGCAGCTTGAACCAGGCGCGGGCGTACTGGTCGGCGAAGTAGGCCGGGTCGTCGCGGAACTTCACCATGACCTCGTGGTAGGCCGGGTCGGCCAGGAGCGCGAGGTCGCTGGTGAGCATGATCGGGTTGTTCTTCTTGCCCGGGACGTGGGCGTCCGGCACGAGGTCCGCCGCGGCGCCGTCCTTGGGCTTCCACTGCTTGGCGCCGGCGGGGCTCTCGGTGAGCTCCCACTCGTAGCTGAACATCGTCTCGACGTAGCTGTTGTCCCACTGCGTGGGCGTGGGGGTCCAGGCGCCCTCGAGGCCGCTGGTGATGGTGTCGGCGCCCTTGCCGGTCCCGAACTGGTTCTTCCAGCCCAGCCCGTTCCCGTGCACCGGGCAGCCCTCGGGCTCCTTGCCCACCAGGGCGGCGTCACCGGCGCCGTGCACCTTGCCGAAGGTGTGGCCACCGGCGATGAGCGCGACGGTCTCGGTGTCGTTCATCCCCATGCGACCGAACGTCACGCGGATGTCGTGGGCCGAGCCGAGCGGGTCGGGCTGGCCCTGCGGGCCCTCGGGGTTGACGTAGATGAGGCCCATGGTCACCGCGGCCAGCGGGCCCTGCTCGAGGTCGAGCGGGGTGTCGGGGCCGGCGTAGCGGTCGTTGGTCAGCCAGTCGTCCTCGGGGCCCCAGAAGGTCTCCTCGGGCTGCCAGGTGTCGGCGCGGCCGAAGGCGAAGCCGAAGGTCGGCAGGCCCATGTCGTCGTGGGCGACGTTGCCGGCGAGCACCAGCAGGTCGGCCCAGGAGAGCTTGCGGCCGTACTTCTGCTTGATCGGCAGCAGCAGGCGGCGGGCCTTGTCGAGGTTGGCGTTGTCGGGCCAGCTGTTGAGCGGGGCGAAGCGCTGCGCGCCCTGGCCGCCGCCGCCGCGCCCGTCGGCGATGCGGTACG
The nucleotide sequence above comes from Quadrisphaera sp. RL12-1S. Encoded proteins:
- the katG gene encoding catalase/peroxidase HPI, which codes for MTDTAQEKANTASTSESENPAIKPPTPVTDHPRRVQDWWPDQVDLSVLNRTARESDPLGADFDYAAEFAKLDVAAVKRDLAELMKTSQDWWPADWGHYGPLFIRMSWHAAGTYRIADGRGGGGQGAQRFAPLNSWPDNANLDKARRLLLPIKQKYGRKLSWADLLVLAGNVAHDDMGLPTFGFAFGRADTWQPEETFWGPEDDWLTNDRYAGPDTPLDLEQGPLAAVTMGLIYVNPEGPQGQPDPLGSAHDIRVTFGRMGMNDTETVALIAGGHTFGKVHGAGDAALVGKEPEGCPVHGNGLGWKNQFGTGKGADTITSGLEGAWTPTPTQWDNSYVETMFSYEWELTESPAGAKQWKPKDGAAADLVPDAHVPGKKNNPIMLTSDLALLADPAYHEVMVKFRDDPAYFADQYARAWFKLLHRDMGPRTRYLGPDVPAEELLWQDPVPAVDHELVTDAQVADLKARLLGSGLSVSQLVHTAWSAAASYRDTDKRGGANGARIRLEPQISWAVNAGVAEVLPVLERVKGEFEQATGAKVSLADVIVLGGTAAVEKAAADAGAPVSVGFTPGRTDASQEQTDVENFAWLEPRADGFRSWIDPRTKVHAEHLLVDKAYLLGLTAKELTVLVGGLRVLGANTGGTQHGVFTDRVGVLSQDFFTTLLDLGVQWRTSKDAEGVYEGVTADGSVARTATAADLVFGSHSVLRGMVEVYSSDDAAELFAADFAKAWQKVMELDRFDLHA